From Rhinolophus sinicus isolate RSC01 linkage group LG15, ASM3656204v1, whole genome shotgun sequence, the proteins below share one genomic window:
- the HASPIN gene encoding serine/threonine-protein kinase haspin, whose protein sequence is MAASSSRLKNRLLRTYGAAGGWGPRRGPVRAAAQWFPPQNPKRFFSSSSSSSSSNNASSDDPSQSVASDDSDDPDYSSSPVGQRRRRRGGQISKDRPSPIVTPRRLRLRARPPQKCSTPRSSLLPPPFPSSNPDLTVCNQRGDSGELGTSASLFSSPASPSPGSGSPELRDSVICIDPSASRNAASEVPCDSHLPAASLDQAPHSCSQETATGGGRITTLAHRTRARLRSALFSLMDSGNSEDSEFGADGKNMRESCCERELVGKRLEGPGLSSIRKKRPTDQDSCQTIGAQGAVQTEYEGANGCKSCIVPGEINRPERTGSSQKRKHQEAAETSLLRCHQFKKDQRMEQDSFLTQDLTRVRNDCSWTKGRASFGFHKKKIVTTVSEVCSSYATTSSLSGSLLSDYSNSSVLNRTNSALFPRHSSSMHLLTPLKTIHATDKKASDAEKVYRECNQEGPIPFSYCLSTEKLECCEKIGEGVFGEVFQTIANHTPVALKIIAIEGPDLVNGAHQKTFEEILPEIIISKELSLLSDEVCNRTEGFIGLNSVHCVQGSYPSLLLRAWDHYHSTKGCANDRPDFFEEDQLFIVMEFEFGGIDLERMRKTLSSIATAKSILHQLTASLAVAEASLHFEHRDLHWGNVLLKKTSLKELHYTLNGKTGTIPTRGLQVSIIDYTLSRVEKDGIVVFCDLSMDEDLFTGGGDYQFEIYRLMRKKNNNSWGDYHPYTNVLWLHYLTDKILNEMSFKTKGNTYALKQVKKNILNFHRTMLNFSSATDLLCQHSLFNSQ, encoded by the coding sequence ATGGCGGCGTCATCCTCGCGACTCAAGAATCGGCTCTTAAGAACTTATGGGGCTGCCGGCGGCTGGGGGCCGCGGCGGGGGCCGGTCCGGGCAGCCGCGCAGTGGTTCCCGCCGCAAAATCCGAAGCGTttcttcagcagcagcagcagcagcagcagcagcaacaacgcCAGCAGTGACGACCCCTCGCAGTCGGTCGCTTCGGACGATTCTGACGACCCTGATTATTCCAGCAGCCCGGTGGGTCAACGGCGGAGGCGCCGTGGCGGTCAAATCTCCAAGGACCGGCCGAGTCCGATCGTGACCCCAAGACGCCTGAGGCTACGAGCTCGGCCCCCGCAGAAGTGCAGCACGCCCCGCAGCTCACTCCTCCCACCGCCCTTCCCCAGCAGCAACCCGGACCTCACTGTGTGCAACCAGCGCGGGGACAGTGGCGAGCTGGGCACCAGTGCCTCCCTGTTCAGCTCTCCGGCCTCTCCCAGCCCCGGCTCTGGGTCCCCAGAGCTGAGAGACAGTGTCATCTGTATCGACCCCTCCGCCTCTCGGAACGCAGCCTCTGAAGTTCCCTGCGACTCCCACCTCCCAGCAGCCTCTCTGGACCAAGCACCTCACTCCTGCTCCCAGGAGACAGCAACCGGAGGAGGCAGGATCACCACATTGGCTCACCGAACCCGTGCCCGCCTCAGGTCAGCTCTCTTTAGCCTTATGGACTCGGGAAACTCTGAGGATTCTGAGTTTGGGGCAGATGGGAAGAATATGAGGGAGTCCTGCTGCGAAAGGGAATTGGTGGGGAAGAGGCTGGAGGGGCCAGGTTTATCAAGCATCCGTAAGAAAAGGCCCACAGACCAGGACTCTTGTCAAACGATTGGGGCTCAAGGGGCTGTCCAGACAGAATATGAGGGGGCCAATGGTTGCAAGAGCTGTATTGTACCTGGGGAAATCAACAGGCCTGAGAGAACTGGATCAAGCCAGAAAAGGAAACATCAGGAGGCAGCAGAAACCTCCCTCCTGCGTTGCCACCAGTTTAAAAAGGACCAAAGGATGGAACAAGATTCATTCCTCACCCAGGACCTGACTCGTGTACGGAATGACTGCTCTTGGACCAAAGGCAGGGCTTCCTTCGGTTTCCACAAGAAGAAGATCGTGACTACTGTGTCAGAAGTGTGCAGCAGCTACGCCACTACCAGTTCTCTCTCTGGGTCCCTCTTATCAGACTATTCAAACTCGTCTGTCCTGAACAGAACAAACAGTGCTCTGTTCCCTCGGCACTCCTCTTCCATGCATTTGCTAACCCCCTTAAAGACAATACATGCCACAGACAAGAAGGCATCTGATGCTGAAAAGGTTTATAGGGAATGTAACCAGGAGGGTCCGATCCCTTTTAGCTATTGCCTTTCCACAGAAAAACTGGAATGCTGTGAGAAGATTGGGGAAGGGGTGTTTGGCGAAGTGTTTCAAACAATTGCTAATCATACACCTGTAGCCCTAAAAATCATTGCTATTGAGGGACCCGATTTAGTCAATGGAGCCCATCAGAAAACTTTTGAGGAAATCCTGCCAGAGATCATCATCTCCAAAGAGCTGAGCCTCTTGTCTGATGAGGTATGCAACCGCACAGAAGGCTTTATTGGGCTTAACTCAGTGCACTGTGTGCAAGGATCTTACCCTTCCTTGCTCCTCAGAGCCTGGGACCACTATCACTCAACCAAAGGGTGTGCAAACGACCGGCCTGACTTTTTTGAGGAAGACCAGCTCTTCATTGTGATGGAATTTGAGTTTGGAGGGATTGACTTGGAGCGAATGAGAAAGACGCTGTCCTCCATAGCTACTGCAAAGAGCATTTTACACCAGCTCACCGCCTCCCTTGCCGTGGCAGAGGCGTCACTGCACTTTGAGCACCGAGACTTACACTGGGGGAACGTGCTCTTAAAGAAAACCAGCCTCAAGGAACTCCACTACACTCTCAACGGGAAGACAGGCACGATCCCCACCCGTGGGCTGCAGGTCAGCATCATTGACTACACTCTGTCACGCGTGGAGAAGGATGGCATCGTGGTGTTCTGTGACCTTTCCATGGATGAGGACCTATTTACAGGTGGAGGGGACTACCAGTTTGAGATCTACAGGCTAATgaggaagaagaacaacaacTCCTGGGGTGACTATCACCCTTATACTAACGTGCTCTGGCTCCATTACCTCACAGATAAGATTCTGAACGAGATGAGCTTCAAGACTAAAGGTAACACCTATGCCCTGAAGCAAGTGAAGAAAAACATCCTGAATTTCCATAGGACAATGCTGAacttcagctctgccactgacctgCTCTGCCAACACAGTCTATTTAA